The Schistocerca americana isolate TAMUIC-IGC-003095 chromosome 8, iqSchAmer2.1, whole genome shotgun sequence genome contains the following window.
atgcgctGGGAAGTGTGCGATGAGTTATCGTAACATTGgtcacactcgcgaaccctgtcagcgccAAAAGAACGCAATGGGGGGTTCCGTAAGGGCGATCTGGAAATACAATACCATTCTTTAGTCATATAAATCCCAGTTAAACGAAACTGCAGTGGTAAAGTCATTACAACATTTCGGCAATGTAGCAACGTAAGAAATTCATATGGTCAGATGAGTGTTACTTCAGattttttccaacttctggccgaatttacgtcccacGAGTGAAAGACGGCGGGGGTTCAGTGATGCTTTGGACAACCTTATCGTGGGCCCTgtcgttactctgcaaggtcgcgttaCTGCCAAAGAAAGATGTGACTATGCTTGATGATACGATCCACTCCATGATACAATAGGGATGCTGTTATTAGATGACTGAGACACTGTTCACAAAGCTCGCAACATACAGGACTGGTTTTAAGAGCACGGGGATTAATTGTCACATATCCCTGGCCATAACGGTCCTCATATCTGAATATTTTTTAATGAACATATACGCTATTCCTCTAAAAAAACTCTTTGTGACAGTGAACCTCGACCGTGAGAAGTTAATCATATCTCAGTATAGTTGAGACTGTGTGGTCTAGTTTGGAgacaagggtgcgtgatcgctacccaATCCCAAAATCGTTACATGAATTTgctactgttttgcaggaagaacggtataaGAGCTTCTTGAAAACCATAAaagacctatatttatccattccgagaggacTGGAGGTTATTTTGAGAGTGCCAACAGCGTTTTATGCACGATAATGTGAAGTGCTTTTGGTGTTACCATAAATTTGACCACCTGATTTGTGTCTCTTTCGCGCTTTTTTTTAGTGAAAAATTTCTAATTGTTCTCCAGATTACTACATTTTAGAGTGTCGTTATCAATTTCATTGTCAACATTACATCTTTctatgagggtcattcaataatcaaAGAGACAAATTGatctggggaaaaactgttagtagggccaATTTCGTACTTTCATGGCTTTAAGCTGTCACAGCTGGGATGAGCCCTCATCAGCTGATgtataaacatttttttgtttataacctcaaaaatacatttcaagatggcgagcccgcttgaaacgtccacattagttcaaCAAAGTTCTGTTATTCGCTTTTTACTTACTGAAAGCGAGGAACAAGTGAatttatactgtagaatgtctaaatttATGGTGAAGGCTGTATTAATCGTGCAAACGTTTACAAGTGCGtagagctgttcaaaaatggtcgctTCTCAGTgtctgacgaacaccgttctggccgaccagttgcggtatcaactccctcacttgaaagtcggaCTGATGACATTATGCGTGCGGACCGCTGCGTGACTGAGGAAATGATAGTTTATAAGGTTCaatttagtactggtacagttcattacattatctgtaacaagctgaagtaccccaaaacatgtgcaagataggtccgaaaggagttgacgcggctacacaaggaaacaacgttgagagtgtgcacagagctaaaggaacgttatgaaacgGAAGGTgggcacttcctcaacaaaattttaacatgtcataaaacttgggttcactattgtgAGCCACAATCAAATAGACAaagcatggaatggaagcacaccaactcacctgacaagaaaaatttcaaaacgcaagcatcagcaggaaaagtcatgttgacggtgtgttgggatgctgaaggtccagttttttttgTGATTACCTCGAAGAACAGCGTACAATGAACTGCCAATACTACTCGGCTTTGCTTTTAAACATGGTGAAACCAGCCATGAGAGAGGGACGTCGTGGATCACAGACGAGAGatatgattctccagcaagacaacgcacgtcctcatattgctgaagaaacccgtgaaaccatcgacaaaatgagctgggaagtactgcctcatcccccttacagtcgtGATTTAGCACTCAGTGATTTGTTTCGTACACTGAAGGACGAATTACGTGGGAAAAGGTTCGAGGACAACGGGTACATGaataagtttgtgggaaattggttcagacATGAAGATAAACAGTTCTCTGCAGCCAGAATttaaaaaaagcttgtagcccgttggaacaagtgcataaatgttctaGGGAATTATACTAAAGAGGAGAAAAGTATTGTTTCTtaaaaacaaacgtttttttttctctccagacgagtttgtctctttaattattgaatgaccctcttaCATTGCCGCTTCCTGCTATGTGTCGCTGATCCGATGGGTCTGCTGAGAGCTGCTGTGGCTGGCCACATAGGAACGCAATATCCATTAATTGTAACGGTGGGTTATTCGGGCTATCTACAGATGATCACACTAATACAAGGGAAGATCGGATAGTGACGCACAATAATTTTGTTACCAAAATCTTTAACAGGCATCAAAACATAAAAAATCACAAACGAACTCACATCTTTTATCTacctttctacatagttgccaacGTTCTCATCACATTTCTACCATAGTGATACCGGTTTCAATACACCCTGCTCGTAGAAGTCCGTTTGGTTGGAGTATAGCCACCTGCCGACTGTTAGTTTCACTTCCACACCTGTCACAAAGTGCTGGCCGGCCAGGAATTTCGtcatgggaccaaacagatgaaagtccgacGGTGCGTGGTGGGGACAGTATGGTGGATGCTGAAGCACCTCCTACCCGAATTTTCTCAAGAACAGGAGCAGTCACATTGGTGCCAGCATTGTCATGAAAAACTTTGACACCGTCGGAATTAATGTTGTGGCTTTTGTCACGAAGAACACGACGGAACTGAACCGcagttttaatgtaggctgcagcgTTTACAGTGGTCTCGTTTTGAGTTAAGTCCACCAATAGCACACCACTCAAATCCGAGAATACATTCACAAGCAATTTGCTAGCAGACTGACTAACTTAGAATTTTTTTCGTAATGGGGAATCAGCATGTTGCTACTCCATAGAGGCTTGCTTGACGTCAGGCGTGTAGTGGTACGCCCACGACTCATCACCAATGACAATTCTGTTCAGAAAGTCATGCCTTTTTCTGCTGCGTAGTGCGTTAAATGATTCAAGCTTGTCATCATTCGCTGACCCTTGCGGTTCTCTGTCAGGTCTTAGGCACACAGCGAAGATTAACTTTATGAAATCTCGACGTATGATGAACAAAATCGTACGCCGCACTATAGGAAATGTTGAATGCTGTTCGCAATTGCTCACCACAGTCGTTAAAAACTGCTGCCTCAATGGATACGCCAACCTGCGGGGTTGCAGCTGCAACCGACCGTCCGGAGCATGACGGATCACTAAGGTTCAGACGGCCTTTGAAGAATGCAAGCCACCTGGAGAGATGGCTCCGATCTATACAGTCGTCCCCATATACACCCCGCATGTTCCTATGAATTTCACTCGGTTTATGCGCATTGGCTCACGGATATCGAACTACACTTCCCTGCTCTTTACAATTGGACGATAGTAACATGGGCACCATGTTTGTTTTGTAGTTCAGGCTTCTCTGAGTAGAACTgtacatgaaaacaaaacagtCTCCACAGTGCCAGCTTAAGACAATATCGTCGTGAAATTTGAACACTCTAGCTGCAATAccaggagaaaaaaattattgtgcgttactcTCCGATCCTTCCTCGTATTAATGTTAGTGGACAGTGAGTAATGAGAACTGTCCATTACAACTGACTGACTTAAGACTGCGATACGGACTTTTCTTAAAATCTGGAGTCTTTTGAGTCAAAATTGTGCAAATGTTTGAGAATCTTTAAGTGAATAATCTGACATTAGTAATCAATGGAGGAATATGGTTATTTGCTTTCGGCTACAACGACTTTCGAGTCATATTGCGGACGTCAATGACTGTTCAAATGCTTATTTTGAAACTCGTTCGTTTTCCGACACGATCAAACACCCTTTCAATAAGATATCACCGAGTTTGGTCATCACCACTCATCTTCAAATCAAAGAGACATAGAGTAGTTTCCTCCAACCACTGAGATAAGGACATCGAACATGTCAGATTGTAATGGAAAACTACATTTCCTGAAAAAAAGGTGTAGCACtcgcaagtggaggaagaaacgaaattaaacttcacgggttgagagggtatatgATATTACTTCTGTGATCACACAACCGACTCATATTTACAGAGGACTTGGCAGTCTGGGACCACTTATCAGTACTACGCTGCACCCCCTCTCAACTGGATGCGAGCACTGGTTCGGTTGGTAATGGTGTCATGCCTTTCTATCCTCTATAGAGggaagctggcccacaactattcTAACAGGTCCTTGATAATCAATGCTGGCACTGCGACGCCGTAGGCGTCTAGGTGGGGTCCACACACGCTCCAAAGGAGACAAATCCTGAAACACTACAGACCATGGGAGTAGCTCATCACATTGCCGAAGTTCATGGAGACGCATGCCATTTATAGAGGACCATTATccttttgaaaaatagtgtcatgattCTTTAAGATAGCGCGACTCCGAAGCGTATGtacagggtgggccattgatagtggccgggcctaatatctcacgaaataagcatcaaacgaaaaagctacaaagaacgaaagtcgtctagcttgaagggggaaaccagatggcgctatggctggaccgctagatggcgctgccataggtcaaacggatatcaactgcgttttttttaaagtagaaacccccatttttattacatattcgtgtagtatgtaaagaaatatgaatgtattagttggaccacttttttcgctttgtgatagatggcgctctaatagtcaaaaacatatggttcacaattttagacgaacagttggtaacaggtaagttattaaattaaaatacagaacttaggtacgtttgaacattttattctggttgttccaatgtgatacatgtacctttgtgaacttatcatttctgcgtacgcatgctgttacagcgtgattacctgtaaataccatattaatgcaatgaatgctcaaaatgtctgtcaacttcaatgcatttggcaatacgtgcaacgacattcctctcaacagcgaggagttcgccttccctaatgttcgcatgtgcattgacaatgcgctgacgcatgttggcaggcgttgtcggtggatcacgatggcaaatatccttcaactttccccacagaaagaaatccggggacgtcagatccggtgaacgtgcgggccatggtatggtgcttcgacgaccaatccacttgtcatgaagtATGCTGTTcagtaccgtttcaaccgcacgcgagctacgtgccggacatccatcatgttggaagtacatcgccgttctgtcatgcagtgaaacatcttgcagtaacatcgatagaacattacgtaggaaatcagcatacattgcaccatttagattgccatcgataaaatggtggccaattatccttcctcccataatgccgcaccatacattaacccgcgaacGTCGCTGATgatcacttgtcgcagccatcgtggattttccgttgcccaatagtggagCAGAAGTGGTTTGAAACTCTGCGAACGCTCCTGCAAAGTCGCATGCCCCGCCAACCGCCCCAGCAGCGCCGCAGGGGAAGGGTGTAAAGAAGACAACCACCGCCCCAACGGTATCGGCGGCAGCCCCCGCAAGGGACCGAGAAGTCAAAAGGGCAGTCTACATCGAACAAGCGCGAGAGAACGACCTGCAGGTCTCCGATGACACTGCGACGcagcacattgagcaagcagagcTGCTTGAGCAGCAGCTGCGGCAGAACTGCGCCACGCAGTAGCAGGAGACGCCGACCAACAGCGAGCTGCCGCCACTCAGCACCATCCTGATGAATCTGTGCCAAGTTACTGAAGACACAGCGCAGCAGAGGGCGTAAGTCAACGCACTGCGTTGCCCCAGCGGACTCGTTTTATTATAACGAACATGGCACTGACACGGTTTCTTCTGGCACGATACCCGCTATTAACATAACCTACCCTTGCATGAACTGTCGCAGTCAGCAAtatatccgctactgctcttagtatctgacctaactatcgcagagtttttttttcccttggtgCTTGCCTTGGGACTTTTTTCCTTctacccttcaaaccgctacccttcgctcGATTTTCCACCCAagctatctccagatgagcgcgtataaaTGGTTAATCTTAACCAGacatacgcaaacatcgcagtagcCCCATCCAGCGCCACTTAACTATCGCAGAGTCTTTTTTCCCTTggtgcttgccttggcacttttttccttctacccttcaaaccgctacccttcgccCGATTTTCGACCCAagctatctccagatgagcgcgtataaaTGGTTaatcttaaccagacgtacgcaaacatcgcagtagcCCCATCCAGCGCCACCAAACTTtaatgaaaactaacccttatgcagagatggcagtagaacttttgagttggccatcatacTGGTGTGGTCGTGAAGGGGCTCCACCTAAGATTAAAAAAAAGGGGAGGGATAAGTGTGGTGTTCTTGTCTTTCCGACCTGCGACGGTAAATGCGCTAACGTGTACTATGGCTACGTTATTACCAGATGCATCAAATCAGGGCCACCGTGCTGTCCTTCTTTCCTTGGCTGCGGATGGACGGATACCGCAGACATTTATCAGTGAATGAAGTATGTGTATGGGGAAACATATCTTTCGAAAACAGTGGTAACGcgtaagttacgccaactcaagtgagaGCACTCGCCGTACAGTCCTCTCCGCTTGCCATTATGAGATCTTCAGTGCCTGAAAAATAGGCCTTGAAGCGTCGAGCATTCTCATCGGACGAGGAGATGGCCTCAGTGTCTACGTCAATTTTGCAGGCAAAAAAGTTCTGGATCAGTAGCATCCGAGCGGAAGCTTTTAAATCGCACctttcaaaaacaaactgaaaggaGTTTTGACACTTTTTGTAATAACTTCGTTATCTAAGGCGGATTTTTCTGAATTTCAAGCCAATAACGCGAAGTATAGTTCAGGAATGAGTGTGGAGAAAGAGGTAAGAGTCAGAGTTTCCAATCTCGTGCCTAGATTTGAAGAACGGGCGATGAAGAAGCAATTCGTCCTTTCCAGATCGCTACATGAATAAGGTACATTAACATTAAAAGTTGATTAAAGTGTATAACGTTACTGAAGAAGCTACTATTCTTATTAAATCTTTGTAAACGTAAGTCTATTTATCCCACATTTCGAGTCGGCTTCTGATTCAAAAGGAGCAGTGAACATTGACGTTTGGACCAAGAGCGGCGTGGACCGAAAAAGTCTGAAAACCACTGCTCCAGTTTTATTTGTATTAAGTGTAGGGTTGTTAGTATGTTATGTTCATGGCACATAGTCCTTAAGGATATAAATAACATTCAAATTAGATGTTTTGTGTAAATGAGATGGAGAACGTAGTATTTGCTCTCCATTTCTGTGTTAACCTGTCACCGTTACAGCCTTGTCCTAAGCCTTTCATTACAGGAATGTACCATCAATTAAAGATTGTGACCTCGCACGTTAGGAGTATTAGAATTTCATCTCAACGAGTTGATGATAAAGGAGGAGGTTCCAAACACGTACCTAACATACTATTCTCATTCAAGGTCCTCTCTTGCAGTTACAAGTCGAGTGACGGCAGCCAGCGACAGGAGGTTGGAGGAATAGTGGACGGATTCCTCAAGACGGTCGGGAGCTACTTATGGAAGTCGCCCAGCGGCCAGAAGTACACAGTCAACTACGTCGCCGACAAGGACGGCTACCAGTCCAAGCTGGAGGCCGTCGACGAGACGGTGGAGCCGCCCAAGCTCGAGAAGCAAGTCCTCCTCAGCCCCAACGCCAAACTGTCGCTCATCGGCCGCTAAAGAACCCCGCAGTTCTTACCAATATACGACGTACCACATGCCCAAAACTCATTTTCTGTCCTTCTGAGATAGTGTGTAAAGAACACTTTTACAAATGAAGCCTTCCTGCAGATATTATGAGACTGATACAAATGCGATCAGGCGAAGGTACAGATGAGATAAACTCGTAGGCTCTACTCACTGTTTTAATGGACAACCTTCGGATcatgtcacgaaaactgacagattATCAATTACTATGGTTTCAAAATTAATCCATTTGGTATGAGTGTCAAGGATCATCCTCACGTTGT
Protein-coding sequences here:
- the LOC124544837 gene encoding endocuticle structural glycoprotein ABD-5-like, giving the protein MAAGTLFLLVTLVTVVCAAPQRDNPKDATILEQENDFNGVDNWRWSYKSSDGSQRQEVGGIVDGFLKTVGSYLWKSPSGQKYTVNYVADKDGYQSKLEAVDETVEPPKLEKQVLLSPNAKLSLIGR